TCCGGAGTGCGGCCACTGGCTTCGGCCGGATATCGTCTGGTTTGAAGACAGGCTCGACGACGAAGAGGTGCAGGCAGCGCAGGTTGAACTTGGAACCTGCGATTTGTTCATCAGCATCGGCACATCGGCGGTCGTTTGGCCCGCTGCCGGTTATCCGCTCATCGCACGAAACAGCGGCGCTTATTGCATCGAGATCAATCCCGAACCGTCGGAGAACTGCGAGCTGTATCATCGCAGAATCCGCGGCAAAGCCGGGGAGGTGCTGCCCCAGCTTTTTATCGCGGCGCAATAAAAAAGGCCGGACATCATAGACGTCCAGCCTTGTGAGGCTCCGGATCTTTTTCGGGATCAACCGGCTTTTTCACCTTTTTCAAACCGGTCGGCAATGGCGGTCAATGTAGTGCGCACCGTCTTGTTCTTATCGACCTTTGCCTGCTCCTTGATCTCAGCCACCGCTCGCGGTTCGCCGATCTTCCACAGCGCATTGGCGGCGATGATGCGCAACGAAGCCACCTCATCGGTTTTCATCATCTGCACCAGATGATCCACCGCCTGTTTGCAGCATTGCACGCCCAGCTTTTCCGCTGCTTTAGCGCGCACCTCGGCTTTGTCGCTGTTCAGAGCAGTCAACATCTCTTTCTGCTTTTCAGTCATCTCCCCGTTGGGAGTACCATAGATATCGCTGGCCCAGCAGACTGCCCAAACACCGAACGCCAACAGAGC
Above is a genomic segment from bacterium containing:
- a CDS encoding HEAT repeat domain-containing protein, with the translated sequence MTEKQKEMLTALNSDKAEVRAKAAEKLGVQCCKQAVDHLVQMMKTDEVASLRIIAANALWKIGEPRAVAEIKEQAKVDKNKTVRTTLTAIADRFEKGEKAG